Within Thermococcus celer Vu 13 = JCM 8558, the genomic segment CTTCAGGCGCCGGTAGTGGAGCTCCCGGTAAAGGATTTTAACTATCGACCACATGCTCCCACCCTAAAAGGCCTCCCTGAGGGCCCCTACTATGGCGGCGACCTCTTCCTGGCTCTCCGTGAGCTTGAGGAAGACGTCCTCCAGGCTCTCCTCGTGGGCGAACTCCTTGAGTTCATCCACCGTCCCCTCCGCTATTATCTCGCCGTTGTAGATGACCCCGACGCGGTCGCATATCGTCTCCGCCAGCGCAAGGACGTGGGTGGAGAAGACTATACTCTTTCCCTCCTCCTTGAAGCCGAGCAACAATTCCCTCAGGATCCTCGCGCTCTTTGGATCGAGGCCGTTCATCGCCTCGTCCAGTATCAGAACCTGCGGGTCGTGGAGCATCGCCGAGATGAGGGATATCTTCTGTTTTGTTCCAAAGCTGAGGCCGCCTATCGTCTCACCGAGGTACCTCTCTATCCCGAAGGCCCTGACGAGGGTCTCAACTCGCTCCCCAAGTTCCTCCCGCGGGATCCCCCTCACGCTCCCCACGAAGTTGAAGAACTCCACCGGCGTCAGGCTCTCGTAGAGAAGGGGTGTTTCGGGGACGTAGCCGACCACCTCCTTCACCCGCAGGGGATCCCTGGAAACGTCGATTCCGTTGACGACGACCCTCCCACCGCTCGGCGGGATTATCCCGGCGAGGATCTTCATGGTGGTGCTCTTTCCGCTCCCGTTGGGCCCGAGGAGACCGTATATCTCTCCGTCATTAACGTTGAACGTGATCCCTTTGACAGCGACCGTAGAACCGAACCTCCTGACGAGGCCCTCGACCCCTATCATCCCACCACCGATGGTAATAGTCGGGCCGGATTAATAAAGTTATCCGCGGGCCTAAGCCCTCGCCCCCTTCGGCTCGAGGTGGGCCCCCTTCACCTCGAGCACGCCGGAGTAACTGCAGTTGTCCCACCTCTTCTCGACCTCGTCAAAGACCACCCTCGCCCTGAAGAAGGGCGCGTCCCTCACGAAGGTCTCGTATTCACCGCCTTCCCCGGCGACGTGGATCCCATACTTTCCGTGGAGCTTAACGAGCTCCTCGAGGGCCTTCTCGTCAATTTTCCTCCCGAGCCAGCTCTCATCGAGGCCGTAGGCGGAGACGCCGACCACGACCACGTCGAAGAGACGAATTATCTCACGCATGTAGTCAACGGGGTCGCGGTGCCACGCCGGGGCGAAGCTCTTCAGTCCCAGCTCCCCGGCGACCCTGTCGACGCGCCTCTTCTGGTACTCGCTCGCGAGGGCCCCGGCGACGACGCCCTGGACGTTAAGCCCCTCGAGGACGTCCTTGAGGTCCTCAACTTCCCTCTCCTTCTCACCGCTCGTGAAGCCCTTGACGAGCGGGATTCCAGCGGCTTTAGCCTGTAGCTCGGTGAGGCCTATGTTGGGAACGTGGTACATGTAGCTGTCGTCCCTCTCGCTCACCATCGAGACGAGGTATTTCACCTCGAAGCCTTCCCTCAAGGCCCAGTAAAGGGCGTAGTTGGAGTCCTTCCCGCCCGAGTAGAGCACCGCAACCCGCATTCCCCTCACCCGAAAGGTTCAAATTACCGGTCGATAACCCTCACTGGAGGTGGCTCGACGGGGGCCTTAAAAAGGTGATGCCTATGGCTCCAAAAACGGCGGTGGTTCTGGCGGCCGGCCTCGGAACGAGGATTGGGGAGAGGCCCAAGGGGCTCCTGAGGGTGGCCGGAAGGGAGATCCTGTACAGGACGCTCACCCTTCTGAGCCGAAACGGCGTCGATAGGTTCGTGATAGTTACCAACGAGCGCTACGCCCCCCTCTACCGCGAGTTCGTTGAGAGGCACGGTTTCAACACCGAACTGGTAATCAACCCCGAACCAGAGAAGGGAAACGGACACTCGCTCCATCTCGCCCGGGAGAGGGTCTCCGGGGAGTTCGTCCTCGTAATGAGCGACCACGTCTACGGCGAGGAGTTCGTGGCGAGGGCGGTTAAGGGGAGGGGCCTCGTAGCCGACAGGAGACCGGAATGGGTGAGCCTGGGGGAAGCGACGAAGGTATGGGTCGAAAACGGAAGGGTAAAGGAGATAGGGAAGAACCTGGACGAATGGGACGCCGTCGATACGGGCTTCTTCGTCCTTGACGGGGGAATATTCAGCGTAACCGGGGCGCTGGAGATGGACAGGGGAGGGGACTATCCCCTGAGCGAGGTCGTGAAAAGGGCGGGGCTCCCGGTTACGTTCGTCGACGGTCTCCCCTGGACCGACGTTGACACCCCGGAAGACGTGAAAAGGGCAAGGAAAATGCTCGTCTCGACTGCGGTTAAGGGAAGCGGCGACGGTTTCATCAGCAGGCACCTCAACAGGAAAATTTCAACCAGGCTAAGCTACCTCCTCACCGAGCGGGCCACCCCCAACGCGATGACCGCCGTTACCTTTGTCTTGGGGATTCTCTCAGCCCTGACAACCCTCATCAGTCTCCCGCTGGCGGGGGTACTCTACCAGCTGAGCTCCATACTGGACGGGGTGGACGGGGAGCTCGCGAGGGCCGGGCTGAGGACGAGCCGCTTCGGGGGTTACTTGGATTCCATCCTCGACCGCTACGCTGACGGAGCCTTTCTCACCCTCCTGGCCTATTCGACTCTGAAAGAGCCCCTCTGGTACGCAGTGGCACTCCTGGCACTCCTCGGCTCGGTGATGGTGAGCTACTCCACGGAGCGCTTCAAAGCGGCGTACTGTGAGGACGCCTACGGGACGATTCCAGCCCTGAGAAGACTCCCCGGAAAGAGGGACGAGAGGATCTTCATGACGATGCTCTTCCTGCTGTACCCCGTTGAGGCATCCGTCAAGGCGCTCTTCCTCCTCCTCGCCGCGGTAACGAACCTCCGGGTTATCATGACGGCGTGGCTGGTGCGGAGGGAAAAATCAGGCCGTCCCGAGAGTTAAATGCCCTCTGGATTAGGGTCCATTTGGCCCCGGAAAGACCTGCTGGGTATCGGAGGAAAACCGACAAAGGTGGGGGTGACCGAGGTGCCATCAATACTGGTAGTTGGCGTCCTTCCCCACGATTCCGGTAAAACAACCCTTGCAACGTCCCTGGTTAGGGAGGCCGTGGAAGATGGTCATGGCCCCTCCTGCACCCACGGAAAATCGTGGAGCTCGGACCGGGAAAACGGGGAATCCTTGAGGAGATCCTCGGAATGCTGGGGAGGGTGGGCTTTGATTTCAGTCTCTAAAAGCCCCTTACACCGCTCAAAATACCGCTCATGCTCACGTTCTTGCCTTGAGGGAATTTATAGGGCAAAATCATTTTTCTACCAAAAACTATTTAACTGCTATAAAATAATTCACTGCAAGGAAAGGAGGTGGAGGAAATGGTCAGGGTTGTGATACTCGGACAGGGCTACGTTGCCAGCATATTCGCGAGCGGCCTGGAGAAGATAAAGGCCGGAAAGATGGAGCCCTATGGAGTCCCGCTGGGGGATGAGCTCCCGATTAAGATCAGGGACGTTGAGATAGTCGGTTCCTACGACGTGGACGCGTCCAAGGTCGGAAAGGACCTCCACGACGTCGTCAAGGCCTACGACCCCGATGCCCCCGAGAGCCTCAAGGGGATAACTATCAGGAAGGGAATCCATCTGGGAAGCCTGAGGAACCTCCCGCTCAAGGCGGTCGGCCTCGACGACGAGATGACGCTGAGCGAGGCGGTGGAGCACCTCGTGGAGGAGTGGAAGGAGCTAAAACCAGATGTCATCGTCAACGTCTGCACCACAGAGGCCTTCGTTCCCTTCGAGAGCAGGGAGGAACTTGAGCGGGCCATCGCCGAGGACAGGAAGGACAGACTGACGGCCGTTCAGGTCTACGCCTACGCCGCCGCCAGGTACGCCAAAGAGGTTGGAGGAGCCGCCTTCGTCAACGCCATTCCGACGCTGATAGCCAACGACCCGGCTTTCGTCGAGCTCGCGAGGGAGAGCAACCTGGTGGTATTCGGGGACGACGGTGCCACGGGGGCGACGCCGCTCACCGCCGACGTGTTGAGCCACCTCGCCCAGAGGAACCGCAAGGTCCTCGACATAGCCCAGTTCAACATCGGCGGAAACAACGACTTCCTGGCGTTAACTGACAAGGAGAGGAACAGGAGCAAGGAGTTCACGAAGAGCTCGGTCGTCAAGGACCTACTCGGCTACGACGCGCCGCACTACATCAAGCCCACCGGCTTCCTCGAGCCCCTCGGCGACAAGAAGTTCATCGCCATGCACATCGAGTACGTCAGCTTCAACGGCGCCCACGACGAGATAGTAATCACGGGCAGGATAAACGACAGTCCGGCCTTAGCGGGCCTGCTCGTCGACCTCGTCAGGCTCGGGAAGATGGCGGTCGAGAAGAAGGCCTTCGGAACGGTTTACGAGGTCAACGCCTTCTACATGAAGAACCCCGGACCGAAGGAGAAGCCCAACATCCCGCGCATAATAGCCCACGAGAAGGTCAGGATGTGGGCCGGCCTGAAGCCGAGATGGCTCTGATTCTCTAAAACTTTTTAATCTCCTACCCCTACTTTTCTCGGAGGGAAGTCGATGGGCTGGAAGAGGGGAGCCTATCCCGAGTTCACGCTTGAGGACGCCGTCGCGGTTCTCTTCATGCTCCGGAATCCGACGGGGAGAAAGGCCGTATCAGAAGCTCTGGAGCTTGGTGAGGGCAGTGTTAGAACGCTTTTGAGGAAGATCTCACAGCGAGGGCTCATTCACTCGACCCAGCGCGGGCACTCGCTCAACGGGGAGGGGATGAAACTCCTCGAAAGGATCTCGGAAAACTTCTCGGAGGCCCGGCGAGTTGGCGAGGTTGACGGTTACCCCGCCTACGGCCTCGTGGTGAGGAAACCGCCCGCCTTTAAGAGCATCGAGCTCCGCGACGAGGCCATACGCTTCTTCGCCAGGGGCGCGATGATACTCATAGTGAAGAACGGCGAACCCGTTTTCCCCGAGGATGGAAGGCCGCTGAGCCAGACCATGCCCGAACTCGCGGAGGGCATCAAGAGATTATTCAAGCTCAACGACGGTGACCTTGTCGTGGTTACCTGGGCAGGGAAGGAGGCGCACGCGATAAAGAGCGCCTACCACGTGGCATTGGCCCTCAAGGGTGGCGAGGTCCCGGGCGAGATAACTTCCCTCGTGAGGTGAAGGTATGAAAAGGCTCATACTCGCCCTCGACGTTTACGAGAGGGAGCGGGCGCTCGAGATAGCCGAGTGCACCGCCGACTACCTCTGGGCGGTGAAGGTCAACTGGCCCCTGATAATCGGTTCGGGTTTGGGCATCGTAACCGAGCTCAAGCAGGTCACGGGACTGCCGGTGATAGCCGACCTAAAGCTCGCCGACATACCGAACACCAACGGGCTGATAGCGAGGAGAGTTTTCGGGGCCGGGGCGGACTACGTCATAGCCCACGGCTTCACAGGGAGGGACAGCGTTAAAGCCGTCATGGAGCTCGGGGAAACGATAATCGTCGTGGAGATGAGCCATCCCGGTGCGAGGGAGTTCATACAGCCGGCGACGGATAAGCTGATAGAGCTGACCAACGAGCTCGAGCCCTTCGGCGTCATAGCGCCCGCAACGAGGCCCGAGAGGGTTTCCTACATCCGCTCGAGGCTCAAGGATGGTATCAAAATCCTGACGCCCGGCGTCGGTGCCCAGGGGGGCAAAGCCGGGGAGGTTTTAAAGGCCGGCGCCGATTACATCATAGTCGGTCGCTCCATATACGAAAGCGAAAACCCGCGTGAGAGCGCCAGAAGACTCCACGAGGAGATCCTGGGGGTGTAACTCATGGAGCTTAAGGTCAAACACCCGCTCAGCAAGAAGGAGATAAAGGAGATAATCCGCGAGATGGAGGGGACGTTCGGCGAGGAGATCGCCAAGAAGATGCTCCGCAAGAAGGACAGGGTTGAGGTGGCCGAGTTCGACAGGACGACGGAGATACTCCTCGTCAACGGCAGACCCTTCTTCATCAGGAGAAAGGACCTTATATTCCCTCTGGTCATCGCCCTCTACGAGCTCTCCAACGAGGAGGACCTGAGGAAGTGGCCGCGGAGGGTCGTTGTGGACGCCGGCGCGGTGCCCTTCATCCTCAAGGGTGCCGACGTCATGGCCGCGGGGATAACCGACGCCGATGAAAACATCAAAGAGGGGGACTTCGTCTTCGTCGTCGAGGAGGACTACGGGAGGCCCCTCGCGATAGGTGTGGCGCTGATGGACGGAAAGGCCATGAAGGAGAAGCCCAGGGGAAAGGCGGTGAAGAACATCCACCACGCCAGGGACAGGATCTGGGAACTGACGGTGGGCTGATATGGAAAAAAAGGAGAAGGGG encodes:
- a CDS encoding ABC transporter ATP-binding protein gives rise to the protein MIGVEGLVRRFGSTVAVKGITFNVNDGEIYGLLGPNGSGKSTTMKILAGIIPPSGGRVVVNGIDVSRDPLRVKEVVGYVPETPLLYESLTPVEFFNFVGSVRGIPREELGERVETLVRAFGIERYLGETIGGLSFGTKQKISLISAMLHDPQVLILDEAMNGLDPKSARILRELLLGFKEEGKSIVFSTHVLALAETICDRVGVIYNGEIIAEGTVDELKEFAHEESLEDVFLKLTESQEEVAAIVGALREAF
- a CDS encoding diphthine--ammonia ligase, whose product is MRVAVLYSGGKDSNYALYWALREGFEVKYLVSMVSERDDSYMYHVPNIGLTELQAKAAGIPLVKGFTSGEKEREVEDLKDVLEGLNVQGVVAGALASEYQKRRVDRVAGELGLKSFAPAWHRDPVDYMREIIRLFDVVVVGVSAYGLDESWLGRKIDEKALEELVKLHGKYGIHVAGEGGEYETFVRDAPFFRARVVFDEVEKRWDNCSYSGVLEVKGAHLEPKGARA
- a CDS encoding bifunctional L-myo-inositol-1-phosphate cytidylyltransferase/CDP-L-myo-inositol myo-inositolphosphotransferase, which encodes MAPKTAVVLAAGLGTRIGERPKGLLRVAGREILYRTLTLLSRNGVDRFVIVTNERYAPLYREFVERHGFNTELVINPEPEKGNGHSLHLARERVSGEFVLVMSDHVYGEEFVARAVKGRGLVADRRPEWVSLGEATKVWVENGRVKEIGKNLDEWDAVDTGFFVLDGGIFSVTGALEMDRGGDYPLSEVVKRAGLPVTFVDGLPWTDVDTPEDVKRARKMLVSTAVKGSGDGFISRHLNRKISTRLSYLLTERATPNAMTAVTFVLGILSALTTLISLPLAGVLYQLSSILDGVDGELARAGLRTSRFGGYLDSILDRYADGAFLTLLAYSTLKEPLWYAVALLALLGSVMVSYSTERFKAAYCEDAYGTIPALRRLPGKRDERIFMTMLFLLYPVEASVKALFLLLAAVTNLRVIMTAWLVRREKSGRPES
- a CDS encoding inositol-3-phosphate synthase, with translation MVRVVILGQGYVASIFASGLEKIKAGKMEPYGVPLGDELPIKIRDVEIVGSYDVDASKVGKDLHDVVKAYDPDAPESLKGITIRKGIHLGSLRNLPLKAVGLDDEMTLSEAVEHLVEEWKELKPDVIVNVCTTEAFVPFESREELERAIAEDRKDRLTAVQVYAYAAARYAKEVGGAAFVNAIPTLIANDPAFVELARESNLVVFGDDGATGATPLTADVLSHLAQRNRKVLDIAQFNIGGNNDFLALTDKERNRSKEFTKSSVVKDLLGYDAPHYIKPTGFLEPLGDKKFIAMHIEYVSFNGAHDEIVITGRINDSPALAGLLVDLVRLGKMAVEKKAFGTVYEVNAFYMKNPGPKEKPNIPRIIAHEKVRMWAGLKPRWL
- a CDS encoding DUF4443 domain-containing protein: MGWKRGAYPEFTLEDAVAVLFMLRNPTGRKAVSEALELGEGSVRTLLRKISQRGLIHSTQRGHSLNGEGMKLLERISENFSEARRVGEVDGYPAYGLVVRKPPAFKSIELRDEAIRFFARGAMILIVKNGEPVFPEDGRPLSQTMPELAEGIKRLFKLNDGDLVVVTWAGKEAHAIKSAYHVALALKGGEVPGEITSLVR
- the pyrF gene encoding orotidine-5'-phosphate decarboxylase; this translates as MKRLILALDVYERERALEIAECTADYLWAVKVNWPLIIGSGLGIVTELKQVTGLPVIADLKLADIPNTNGLIARRVFGAGADYVIAHGFTGRDSVKAVMELGETIIVVEMSHPGAREFIQPATDKLIELTNELEPFGVIAPATRPERVSYIRSRLKDGIKILTPGVGAQGGKAGEVLKAGADYIIVGRSIYESENPRESARRLHEEILGV
- a CDS encoding RNA-binding protein encodes the protein MELKVKHPLSKKEIKEIIREMEGTFGEEIAKKMLRKKDRVEVAEFDRTTEILLVNGRPFFIRRKDLIFPLVIALYELSNEEDLRKWPRRVVVDAGAVPFILKGADVMAAGITDADENIKEGDFVFVVEEDYGRPLAIGVALMDGKAMKEKPRGKAVKNIHHARDRIWELTVG